A region of the Nocardia nova SH22a genome:
ACTACCGCCTGCCGGGGGCGCCGGTCACCTCCGTGGTGGCGCTGGCCTTCCTCGGCCTGGTCGTGGTGCTGCTGTTCTGGACCGACAGCGGCCGCACGGCGCTGATCGTCGGCCTGGTGTGGGCGGTGCTGGTGTGCGTGGGATATCCGCTGAACCGGATGCTGCGCCGCCGCCGCGAACCCGTCGCGGGCTGAACACCTACTGTCCGAGAACGGTATTCATGAGGGTGCCCGCACTGGTCGCCGTGACGCCGCCGATCAGTGCGCCCGCCAGCATCTTCGGGGATTCCAGCGGGCCGCCGCTCCACTTCTCCCAGCCGAGTCGGCCACCGGCGTAGATGATCGCGGTGGTCCCGGACAGCAGCATGAACCAGGTGAAATATCGCACCAGCGGCAGGAGTTTGTCCGCCGCCGGGGGAGTCTCGGGCGTCGGATTGCCGACTTGAGCCGTGATGATGTCGTGCACCGCGAGAATAAGCATGAGGCGCTCGATCCACGAGGTGGGGGATAGGGGTCCTACCCATCGTAGGACCCGAATCGTGCCTGGTGACAGGCGATTGCGCGGATCGATGAGGAAAGACGCTGTCGGCGACCGGTTTCGGGCCGTTCAGCCTTCTTGACGCCGGGTCTCCCGGCGGTGCGGCCACGGCCGCGCCGGGTGCGGGTTATTCGTCGTCCAGCCCGGCCGACAGATAGGCCGCCGCCGCGACCCACTGCCGACACCCGAGATGCCGGTCGTGGGCGTGCAGGATGGCGCGGGCGCGGGGGTGGGTGAGCTCTCTGGGCTCGTCGGCGCAATCAGCGGCCGGATCCGTAGCGGGAGTATGTCGTTCGGCGTGCTGATCACGGGTGCGGGAATACTCGAGCAGCCGGCTCATGGAATGCCCTCCACGTCGTCGGGAGAATGCGGAAGCGATTGCGCGACACGGCGTTCCGCTGCCTCCGGCCGATATGCTCCGGCGCGGTCCGGCCCTGTCGTGCGACCGATATTACGGCTCTGCAAGGAGCAAATGCAAGTACATCTGCACGGTCGAAGTGAACGGAATTCGGCGATTCCCCGCATCCGGCGGCCTTTCTTTCCGATCTGAAAACAGACCGCTCGGACGTCGATCCGCGCCGGTCCCGGCGTGCCGAAAAACATGACGAGTCAATGGAAAAGGGCATGTCGCTCATGTTTTTTGAGTTTTTCCGGAGGACTCGATCCGGGCCAGACTGCGTGCTATCGTTCAATCCGTCGGTTTCAAATGCAAGTACATTTGCTCGAACATATGCAAGGGCTGACGGTACGTATCAGCTCGATCATCCGGAACTGCCGAGGGCGGCCAGTGGTGGCCGAGACTCGGCCACCACGAAACCTGGAGACAGACATGACCGATTCCACCGCCACCACAGCCGGCCTCGTATCCGACGCCGCGTGGCGCAAGAGCACTTTCAGCAACCCCAGCGGAAACTGTGTCGAATTGGCCGATTTGTCCAATGGCCTGGTCGCTGTTCGCAACTCGCGCGACCCCGAGGGCGCGGTGCTCGTCTACACCCGGCCGGAGATCGACGCGTTTCTCCGCGGCGCGAAGAGTGGAGAGTTCGACGATCTGGCCTGAGGGGCGGTAGCATGGCACTCGGCGCGGTGTCGGTGCGCGACGAGGCAGTCTTTTCTGATGTTCGGCCAGCTGCTCTCGGTGATTGGTACCCTCACTGCCGGTGATCGTCGAGCATCGGAGTAGACCTCATGATGGCAGAGCCCGTCCGGATCGGCCGTGTGGATTCGCTTGTCGCCGAGCGCGGTCCGACAGCGCTTCGGATCGCGGTCGGCGGGCAGCTCCGCAAACTGCGGGAGTCCGCCGGAATCACCCGTGAAGCCGCGGGTGAGCACATTCGTGGTTCACACGCGAAGATCAGTCGTCTGGAGCTGGGGCGCACCGGATTCAAGGATCGCGACGTCCGCGATCTGCTGACGCTCTACGGCGTCACCGAGGAAGAGGATCGTGAACTCTTCCTCGATCTGGTGAGCAAGGCGAACCAGCCGGGGTGGTGGCATCGCTACAACGATCTGCTGCCGCAATGGTTCGAGACGTACCTCGGTCTCGAACACGCTTCCAAGTCCATTCGTACCTTCGAGGGACAGCTCGTTCCCGGTCTGCTGCAGACCGAGGAGTACACCCGGTCGGTGGTGGCGCTCGGTCACGAGAACGCCGAGGCCGCCCGCCGGGTGGAGCTGCGCAGGAAGCGCCAGGAGATTCTGGACCGTCCGGGCGCGCCGACGCTGTGGGCCGTGATCGACGAAGCGGTTCTGCATCGGCCTATCGGCGGCGAGTATGTCCTGCGCGCACAGCTCGACTACCTGGTGGAGGCGTCGGTCAAGCCGAACGTGACCATTCAGGTGCTGCCGTACGCGGCCGGTGGGCACGCCGCGGCCGGGAGTTCGTTCACGATGCTCCGCTTCGCCGAGGCCGAACTTCCCGACATCGTTTATCTTGAACAGCTCACCAGCGCACTGTATCTGGATCGTCAGCAGGATCTCGAGCTGTACCGCCAGGTCATGGACCGGCTCAGCGTTCAGGCCGCGACGCCGGAACGGTCGCGCGAGATGATGCAGAAGGCCGCGGAGCAACTGCCCGAGTGTGACTACTAGTCCACCCGGGCGCCTGCGACGCGATCACCACGCACGAAGGCCGGTGGCCGCCGATCCGATGAGATCGGCGGCCACCGGCCTTCCTGGTTCGGTGTGCTACTGCTTGATGCAGCTGGATGCGATGCGCCAGAACGCCTCCGGTTGCATCGTGTCGAAATCCCAATCGTTGACCATGGCGTGTGCGGTGGTCACGATGCGATCGATGTCGAAATCATCACGTGTGGCCGCGCCGGTGGACTCGACCGCGTTGATGACGAAACACGTTGCGGTTTCCCGCGAATAGATGTGATGCTCGGTCCGGTTCCGGTCCATGACACCGAGTCGGCCGAGACTCGTTGGCTGGTTCATACGTGCGCCCCTGACGCCTGGCCGCACGACTTCCTTCGGCGAAAATTGGCTTCCGGTTTACCCTGCGGCTCACGGGTAGTCCCCTGCTTTGCCTTGCAGACCCGAGTCTAGGGCGACGTCGAGACCGTATGCAAGCACATCTGCAACATCGAATCCCCGGTCAGGGCATGGATTTCGGGTGCTGACGGGTTGCTGTCACGGCCTGCCGGGAGTCGTTCCCGTCGTCGTAAGTGGGCGCCGATTCCGAGAGCGGTGGTGATGGTGGCACGGGGCTCGCGGTGACGGCCGCCGGGCGGCTTGCTGCGGTTTTTCCGAACGGACCGGACGGCTGGTCCGGCGGAAAATATATCTGGTACGCGCGGTTGCGGCCGCCGCCCCGGCACGTCGGTCGTGGTCGCGGTATGCCGGATATGTCCGCTCGACCGGCCCGGCGCGGAACCTGTTCCAGCGGCCGTGCTATATCTGCCAGGAGTAGTAATCAGTCGCCGACGGTGAGCGCGCGCTGTCGCCACGGCGAACGGCACGGATGTTGCGGTCGGTTCGGCGGCCCGAGCAGACAGGTGCGCGCAGTGGACAGTTCGCACGGATACTTCGCGGTGGACGGACCGGGCTTCGCGCCCAATCCGATGGCGGTGAGCCAATGGTCGGCCGATCAGGTGGTCGGGCCCGCCCTGTGCGGACTGCTGGCGCGCGCACTCGACAACGAGCACGCGACCGACGGATTCGTCCCGGTGCGGCTGACGGTCGATCTGTTCAAGCCCGCTCGCATGCACGAGCTGGCGGTCACCACCACCCGGGTTCGTGACGGGCGGCGGATCCGGCTGGCGGACGCGGTCGTCGTCCAGGACGGCGCGCCCGCGGCACGTGCGTCGGTGGTGCTGCTACAGCCCTCCGAACAGCCCCCGGGCGAGATCTGGACCCGCGAACGGCAACCCGAACCGCCCTCGCCGGAGGTGGCGCCGCCGTCCGGCGGACCGGCCGCTCCGCTGTGGCACAGTGACGAATCGGCACGGTGGACGCGGGTGCCGTCCGAGCACGAGAACGGCAGCCGCAAGCGGAGCTGGCAGCATCCGGCGAATGTGGTCGACGGGGAACGGCCGTCGCCGTTCGTGGTGGCCGCCATGGCCGCGGAGCAGACCAGTATGGTCACCAACTGGTCCAGCGCCGGGGTGGGATTCATCAATACGGATCTGACGCTGGCGCTGGTCCGGATGCCGGAGGGGTCCGATATCGGGCTCGAGGCCGACAATCATCTGAGCCGCAACGGGATCGCGGCCGGGACAGCGACCCTGTTCGATCGTGCCGGCGTCTTCGGCACCGCCATGATCACCGCGGTCGCCAATGCCGGGCGTCAGATCACCGCGAGCCATCTCGACGGTGTGATAGCGGCCGCCAGCGGCGCGCGGAACTAGTCACTGCCGGTGGGCGGCCCAGCGACGGGCCGCGTCGCGCAGGCCCAGGGTCCACATATTGGGGCGACGATTAGCGGTCGCGGACCACTCGGCCGCCAGCGCGCCGGAGAACAGGCGCAGATCGTGCTCGGAGGCGGTGTGCCAGGCCGGAACCCGCGTCGCCCACCCTTCGGCCACACCCGGATCGTGACCGGCGAAGATCAGCCAGACGATCCAGCAGCCGGGATCGATCCAGGCGGCCCCTCGGGTGGCCCACGGCCAGTCCACCAGGCGGGCACGATCGCCGATGATGACGTTGCTGTAGTTCCAGTCGGTGTGCAGCAGGGCCTCGCCCGCGAAGACCGACGCGTCCACCTCCTCGTCGAGATATGCGCCCCAGCGCACTTCGGCGTCCTTGAGCTCGATCTCGGTGGGGCGGGGTAGACGGCCCAGCGCCGCCATGGCGTCGGCGGTGGCCGACAGATCCGCGTCGACGCGGTAGTCGGCGAAATGTCCTGCGATGAACTCGAATCCGAGCAGATCCCAGCCGCCCGCCGCGATCTGCCAGCGCAGCCGGGGCCCGACGGGGGTGACGTGCCGGGCGAGCGCGGCCTCGCGGTGCTGGGTCCACACTTCCGGATCTCGTTGCGGCACACCCTTGACGAAGGTCGGACCGGCCGCGGTTTCGATGACTGTCGCGAGTTGACTGCTGAACCCGGCGATCACGGAATCGGCGCGGACGATCGGTCCGGTCACCGCTTCCACTGCCGCCCGGGTCGTCGGGGGCAGTTCTTCCCAGTTGCGCCGGCTCGAGGATGTCTGCGCCCGATCGACTGTCACCCTCGAAGGATTACCCCTCTCGCGGTGCGCTGGCAAGCGGAGCCGGAGATTCTCTGGATGGTTTCGAAAATGTTATTTCACCTGCGATTTCAGCTCGCGGCGTAGGTGCGTGCGACGAGTGCGGAGCGGAGGTACCAGAGTCCGCTGGCTTGGGTGGGGTCGAAGCCGGTGAGTTGGGCGATGCGTTTGAGTCGGTAGTCGACGGTGTTGGTGTGGACGTGGAGGAGTCGGGCGGTGCGTTGGCGGTTGAGGTTGTTGGCGATGTGGGTTTGGAGGGTGGTGAGGAGTTCGGGGTGGTGGTCGAGGGGGTTGAGGAGGGTGCCGAGGTGGTCGCGTCCGGGTCCGGGGCGGGTGAGTTGGTATTCGAGGGCGAGGTCGTCGAATCGGTAGAGGCCGGGGATGGATTCCAGGCGGGTGACCATGTCGAGGAGTTGGTGGGTTTGGTCGGTGGCGGTGGGGATGTCGGTGGTGGTGGTTGTGGTGGTGGTGGCGGTGATGGGGACTCTGGCGGCGTGGGAGAGGTGGGTGATGAGGGGGTCGAGGTCGGTGGGTGTGGTGTGGGTGGTGGGGATGAGGAGGGTGCCGCCGTCGGTGGAGAGGAGGGACAGGGTGGTGGTGTGGGTGTTGGTGGCGAGGGCGGCTTGGATGCGGCGGAGTTTGCGGCGGGCGATGATGGTGGGGTCGAGGTGGGGGTTGTGTTGGTCGGGGTGTGGGGGGATGTGGAGGGCGAGGATGTGGTAGTTGTCGGCGATTTCGATGCCGCATTCGCGGGCCATGGTGGAGGTGGGGTGGCCGCCGAGGAGGGCTGAGGTGAGGGTGTGGACGGCGTTGTGGTGTTCGGAGACGACGGCGCGGAGTTCGCGGACGTAGGCGTGGGAGACGGCGGTGGTCATGGTGTCGAGGATTTCGACGAGGAGTTTGGCGCCGGTGAGGAGGTTGGTGTAGTCGGTGTGGGTGAGGGTGAGTGTGGGTTCGTCGCTCGTGGCGCTGCCGTTGCTGTTGCCGTGGGTGGTGTTGCGGGTGGTGGCGTTGGTGACGACGAGGTCGAAGCCGATTTTGAAGCCTTCGTGGATGGCGTGGTGGATGGTGTCGATGGGGACGCCTTCGCGGGCCCAGGCGGCGGCGGCGTCTTTGAGGCGTTCGGTTTTTTCGGGGATGTCGCGGCCGTCGAGGAGGCTGATGGCGAGTTCGAGGCAGGTGCGGGTGATGGTGGTGATGTCGCCGTGGATGGCGTCGCCGGGGAGGGTGCCGCAGGGGGCGACGTTTTCGACGAAGTGTCCGACCATGTGGCGGGACAGGGACCAGACATCCTTCAACGGCGACGACATGGGTCGTCCCGAGAAGGTAAGGCTGGACCGGGTTGAACTGTCGACGGTCATCGCTGACTCCTTCCGCTCCCGAACTTATCTGTTGCGCCGGTTAACGCTAATCACGGGCACGGAAACCCGAGCTGCTTCCCGGATCGTCTGTGGTGAAATCGAAGCAGGTCGCCCCGCCTTTGTGAAGCCTCACAGTGACCGGGGGCCGTGGGTATGCGCGCTCGGCGGTGACCTGGCTCAATGCCACAGTCGGCGGCACGGCAGAGGGCGCATTCCGGGCCGCACCATCCCGTCGACCGTGACGGCCAGACCGGAGTGAACGGCCGCCGTGGCGAACTCCCATGCCTCGGCGCGGGTGGCGGCGTACTCCAGCACCATCCCGTCGCCGGGCGCGACGCCGTCGAAGTAGACCGTGATCCGGCGGGTGGGGGACTCGGGGACCGTATCGGGGATGTTCATGAGCCGTGCTCCTTTGCATCGGTGCAGGAACGAAGCTACGTACTCACGAGTAACTCGAACAGGTTTCAGTGCGGAATTCAGTTCCTTACACAGACCCGCGCGCGACGCGCTTGTGACTTGTGAGGACGCGCCGGGAGGATTTCGGCTCCCCTCGCGCGCGCGATACCCTCTTGCCCCATGGGCCCCACCGCGGTCCGGCGGATGCTGAGTGTCGCCGCCGGCTTCTTGCTGCTGTTCGCTGCCGCCACCACTTCCGCACCGGCACAACCGATCTATCCGGCGCCGGATCCCGATCCGTTCTACGCCGCACCGGCCGATATCGCCGATCATCAGCCGGGTGATGTGCTGGCGACCAGGCCGATGCCGCCGCTGGACATCTTCCCCGACACCGATGTCACCCTGATCAAGTTCCGCTCCACCAACTCCGAGGGCAAGCCGATCGCGGCGACCACCACGGTTCTGGCGCCGCGCCACCGGGCGCCCGACGGGCCGCTGCTGTCGTATCAGACCATCATCAACGGCCTGGGCACCGAATGCGCTGTGTCGCACACCCTCTACACCCAGGACCCCGACCTGATGGTGCGCGAGGCCCCGGCCTACAACGTGGCACTGCAACGCGGCTGGACCATCGCGATGCCCGATCACCTCGGCCCGCAATTCGCCTACGGTGCAGCGCGTCTGGGCGGGCAGATCACCCTCGACGGAATTCGCGCGGTACAGCGCACCGCGGCGCTGAACCTCGCGCACGGCCCGGTGGCGATGGCGGGATACTCCGGTGGCGGGATGGCCACCGCGTGGGCGGCCGCACTCGCGCCGAAGTACGCGCCGGAGCTGCGGATCGCCGGTGCCGCCGCCGGTGGGGTGCCGATGAACATGGTCAAGATGCTGGAGGGCCTGGGCTACGGGTCGCATCCGGCGTTCGGCCTCGCCTTCGCCGCGGGACTCGGCCTGGAACGTGAGTATCCGGACCGCTTCCCGCTGTCGGATCAGCTCAACGACAGGGGCGCCGCGACGCGGCAGGTCCTGGCCAACAGCTGCACGAACGGACTGCTGGCCGCCGGTGCCGGGCACGGCATCACGGAGTTCGCGCGCACCACGTCGATGACGGCCGATCCCGTCGCGCGCAAGGTCGTCGAGGACAACAGCCTCGAGCTCTACACCGACAGTGTTCCGAATATGCCTGTCTTCGAATGGCATTCGCCGATCGACGGGCTGATCCCGGTGGACTCGATCCGCAATACCGATCACCGCTGGTGCCAGGCCGGAGTGCTGGTGCAGTCGGAGGAGATTCCGGTACCGGACCATCTCACCGCCGCGGTACTCGGTATTCCGCAGGTGCTGTCCTGGCTCGAGGGGCGGATGACCGGTCAGCCGATTCCCACCAACTGCTGAACCGGTCGCGGGATCGGTTTCGGTCTCGAAGCGGACTCGCGGTGCGCACGATCCGAACACACCACCCGGACAGGCGGATTCGCGCCGGTAATCTCGAAACACCTGGTTCGGTGCGGAACTCGGGGTAGTGCGCACATGGGGACCAGCGTGAGCACTACTGGGGGTGCGCCATGCGAGTCCGGCATATTCTGGTCACGGCACTGCTGATCGGCTGTGGTCCCGTCACAGGGGTCGCGGCGGCACAGCCGCCCGTACCCTTACCCGCGATCCCGGCACTTCCGGTGCCCGCGGCGGGTCCGGCACTGCCGCAACTACAACAGTGGATCGACGCGCTGATCCCGCCGCCACCCCTGCCGCCCGCCGACGCGGCCGCGTCGGGCGAGTCGGGTGTGACACCGGTGCTGGCCGGACTGCAGGACGCGGTGATGCCCTCACCGGTGGGCGATCCGCTGCTCGACCAGTGGCCCGCCGGTCTGGACCGGCTGCGTCCCGGCGACGTCATCACCACCCGGGATGTGACGGGGACGGCCGCACCGCTGCTGGTGGTGCCGGTGCGCCAGGCACTGCAGTTGAAGTTCCGCACCACCGATGCCCACGGCAACCCGTCGTATGCCACTGCCACGCTGGCGATTCCGGCCGCGCCGTGGACGGGGCCGGGATCGCGGCCGGTGCTGGTGAACAATCTGCCGATCGACGCGCTGGGGCGCAAATGCACGCCCGGATACACCCTCTCGCACGGATTCAGCGGTGACACCGGCAGCACCGATTTCGTGCCGCCCACCACTCAGCTGGCGCTGCTGCGCGGATACGCGGTGCTGATTCCCGATCACGAGGGACCGCGCATGGCCTACGCCGAGCCCTATGTCGCCGGGCACGCGGTACTCGACTCCATCCGCGCCGTGCGCGCCACCCTGCCCGCGGAGTTCGCCGACAGCCGGTACGCGATGCACGGATATTCCGGTGGCGCCATCGCGACACGTGGCGCGGTCGCGCTGATCGATTCCTACGCACCGGAATTGACACCGGTCGTCGTCGGGGCGGCGCTGGGCGGCGTGCCCGCCGACTACCAGATCCTGTCGCAGAGCATGAACGCGAATCTGGCCTCGGGCATATTCCTCGCCGCCACCTTCGGGGTGGGCCGGGAGCGGCCGGAAATCCTGGGGCGGATGAACAATCTGGCGCGCTGGGCGGCACTGTCACCGCTCAAGGACACCTGTTCCGGGGTGTTCGCGGTGCCGGGCGTACTGTCGCTGCCGATCGACATCGCCGCCGACATGCCCGATCCGCTGCACAGCGCACTGGCCGACGACATCTATCGGGTCACCCGGATGCAGGGTATGAAATCGTCTGTGCCGCTCTATATCTACAACGGAGAACAGGAATTCTGGATCCCGGCGGCCGGTGCGCGCGAACTGTATCGCGATCAATGTTCGATGGGTGTGGCCGCGGTCTACCGTAGTGTCCCGGGCGAGCACTTCATCGCGGCCGGACTCGGCTATCCGGAGGCCATGAACTGGGTCGATCAACGATTGCAGGGAGTGCCCGCACCCGACGAATGCTGAGAGCGGGGCATATTCGCGGCGAATCGCTTTTGTGCCCCGACCCCAGCCGCCACAGGTGCGATTCATGAATTGTCATCGGATCGTCTCCGGCCCCGCTCGAGGTGAATCCGTGGCCGTACCGTGATATGAACGCGGCACCGGCTTTTGCGCGGGCGGTGCCGCGTTCGGCACCGGCGCACGCACCTTCGGGAGATAAGGAGGTCGACAGTGCGGACGTCGGACCGGCCACCGGTGAGCGGCGACCTGACTCGAGCCGGCCGCTCACGGCGCACGGTTCGTCCCACGGCACCAGGACTTCCAACCCCTTCCTCGCCGCGGTGATCGTGTGTAGCAGTGGAGCCGCCCGCCGGGTGCCACCTCACCCCAGGCATCCGGCGGGCACACCTCGCGCGGGGACAGATTCTGGAGCGTTTCGATGACACCATCCGCACCCAGCCTGGCGGCGACGCTGACCCGGACAGCGGGCGACGATTCACCCGCCGCGCGCCCCGACACCGTGCCCGAATTCGGCGCCGGAGTGCGGGAATGCCTTGCTCTCGCGGCGGATCTGGTCGCCGAACCCGATCCGGAGCCCGCCGACGCCGCGCGACTGGCCGAACTGGTCGGGCGCGCGGGCGCGTGGGCACGGGAGGGAGTCGAACTCGACACCGTCCTGCGCGCCTATCACGAAACCGTGCGGACGGCATTCGCCGATCTGGCGGGCGGGCGCGGCGCGGGCGCGGATCTGGTCGCCGACGCCGACCAGGCGCTGCGACTGCTCGAAACGGTGACGGTGGCCACCTCGGCGGCCTATCTCGACGAACACCGTTCGGCGGCCCGCCATCACCAGACCGCCGCGCAGACCTTGGTGACCGCACTGCTGAGCGGGCACGGTCGCGCCGCGCTGGCCCGCCGCACCGGAATCTCGGTCGCGCCCGCCTATCAGGTGGTGGCGCTGTCGATCCCGGCACATCCGGGCGAGTCCGATCCGCGGCGCAACGCCGAGACGGTGGCGCGGCGCAAACTGCGCCGGTTGCAGAGCGCGCTGGCGCCCGTCCTCGGCTCGCGCGCACTGTCGCTGCTGTCGGTCGACGGCGGGACGATCCTGGTCCCGGTCGACACGGCCGAGGGCGCCACCCGCATCGACGCGCCGGTGCTGACCGCCGAGGCGCTGGAGGTACTGTCCTCGGCGGCCTCGGTACCGCTCACCGCGACCGTGGTCACCGGGGTGACCGCTCGGATTCCGGACCTGGCCGCGCAGGCCCACGACCTGCTGGAACTGGTGTGCGCGGTGGGCCGTCCGCCGGGGCTGTACGACATCGCCGATGTGGCGGTGGAATATCAGCTGACCCGGCCGGGCCCCGCCCGCGATCACCTGGCCGCCGTGCTGAATCCGCTGGTACCGCATCCGGAGCTGCTGGAAACACTGCGGGCGTATGTGGATTCGGGACTGGACCGCAAATCCACGGCGGTGCGGCTGGAGATCTCTCCCACCGGCCTCTCGCACCGGGTGCGCCGGATCGAACGGCTCACCGGTGTGACATTGTCACGTCCTGACGGCCTCGCCCGCGCCAGCCTGGCGCTGCTGGCCTTCGATCTGGATGCCGAGTCCCGCACGAAGGAGTACGCGTGACCCTTCCCGCGACCGGTGGTGGTCCGGCACGTCGCAGAACCGGGCGCGGCAGGCACCGGAAGGCGCCGGATTCGGATCCGATCGCCAACCTCACCCGTGCCGCGCTGGGCCTCGCGGTGGCCGTGTCCGCCTCGGCGATGACCTCCGCGCCCGTGCGGGCCGAATCCGCGCCCACCACCCAGCTGGTGGACCCGTCGGTGACGCGAACGGAGCTGGTACGCACCGAGACTCGCGGACCGGGCTGGGAACGGCTGTATGTGGCGTCGGCGGCCATGCGGCGGGTCGTTCCCATCGATGTGCTGCACGGCGGCGGTTCCGAACCCCGGCCGACGTTGTACCTGCTGGACGGCGTGGAGGGCGCGACGACCTCCGGCTGGCTGACCGACGGTGACGCCGCCCGGTTCTTCGCCGGTAAGCCGGTCGACGTGGTGCTGCCGGGCGGCGGTATGGGCAGTATGTACACCGACTGGGACCACTACGACGGCAACCTGGGCCTCAACCGCTGGGAAACCTTCCTCGTCGACGAACTGCCGCCGTTGGTGGAGGCCTATCTGCACTCCGACGGCCGCCGTGCGATCGCCGGGGTGTCGATGGGCGCGCAGGCGGCGGTGATGCTGGCCCAGCGGCACAACGGTTTCTATCGCGCGGTCGCGGGCATCAGCGGCTGCTATTCCACCGCCGACGAGATGGGCCAGGCGCTCACCCGCATCACGGTGGCCTCGCGCGGCGGCGATCCGGCGAACCTGTGGGGCCCGCCGAATTCGCCCGAGTGGGCAGCCCACGACAGCTATCTGTGGGCCGATCAACTGCGCGGCACGTCGATCTATCTGTCGGCGGCCTCCGGCCTGCCCAGCCCGCCGGATCTGGCCACGATCCTCCGCGCGCACGATGTGGCGGGCGCACTGCAGACCGCGGGCGGGGGCGCCGCGCTGGAGGCGGGTGCGCGCGTGTGCACCGAGCGATTCGCCGCGCGCCTGGACCAGCTCGGCATCCCCGCGACCGTGCGCTACATTCCGGCGGGCACCCATGCCTGGCCGGATTTCACCGCCGCGTTGCCGCCGGCCTGGGATGCCCTCGCCGCGGGGCTGGGCATCTCGCGGACCTGGGGGCCGGGGCAGCGCTGACACTCGCCCGGATCAGCCGAGGGGGCCGAAGGTGGCGAGCATGGCCAGTGGTAGGTCCTGTGGGCTGACGGTGCCGACCACCGGCACCCCGGCGTCGACGAAATCGGCCACCGCGCGCGGCATGTGGTCGGCCGAGGTGACCACCACGGCGTCGCCGGTGCCGAGACCGCGCATGATCTCGGCGGCGTTGTGCGCGTTCTGGATGGTGTCGCTGGCCCGCGATTCGATGTGGATCCGTTCCGGCGCGATCGAATGACCGATCAGCCACCGCGCCATGGCATCCGCCTCGGTGGTACCGCCGCGCGGGTTACCGCCGGTGACGATGATCGGGGAGGCCGGGGAGATCACGGCCTGGACCAGGGCGGCCTGCAGGCGGGCGACGAGTTCCGGGCGCATGCCGCCGTCGGGCAGCAGGCCGTAGCCGAGGACCACGATCGCGGTACCCGGGCCGTGCGGAAGCGGCAGCGGCGGAAGCGGATCGCCGATGGCCTCGCCGAGCTGTCCGATCGCGCCGACCGCGTCGGTGACCGGATCGGCCGTCGCGGTGGTGGCGGTGGTCAGGGTGGCGGCTGTCAGCGCTCCGGCCACCAGCGCGGCGGCGACGAGGCGAATTCCGGTGGGCCGGAAGGCGGTACGAATGCCGGGCATCAGGACTCCAGACGAT
Encoded here:
- a CDS encoding DUF397 domain-containing protein — encoded protein: MTDSTATTAGLVSDAAWRKSTFSNPSGNCVELADLSNGLVAVRNSRDPEGAVLVYTRPEIDAFLRGAKSGEFDDLA
- a CDS encoding helix-turn-helix domain-containing protein, whose product is MMAEPVRIGRVDSLVAERGPTALRIAVGGQLRKLRESAGITREAAGEHIRGSHAKISRLELGRTGFKDRDVRDLLTLYGVTEEEDRELFLDLVSKANQPGWWHRYNDLLPQWFETYLGLEHASKSIRTFEGQLVPGLLQTEEYTRSVVALGHENAEAARRVELRRKRQEILDRPGAPTLWAVIDEAVLHRPIGGEYVLRAQLDYLVEASVKPNVTIQVLPYAAGGHAAAGSSFTMLRFAEAELPDIVYLEQLTSALYLDRQQDLELYRQVMDRLSVQAATPERSREMMQKAAEQLPECDY
- a CDS encoding acyl-CoA thioesterase domain-containing protein, with amino-acid sequence MDSSHGYFAVDGPGFAPNPMAVSQWSADQVVGPALCGLLARALDNEHATDGFVPVRLTVDLFKPARMHELAVTTTRVRDGRRIRLADAVVVQDGAPAARASVVLLQPSEQPPGEIWTRERQPEPPSPEVAPPSGGPAAPLWHSDESARWTRVPSEHENGSRKRSWQHPANVVDGERPSPFVVAAMAAEQTSMVTNWSSAGVGFINTDLTLALVRMPEGSDIGLEADNHLSRNGIAAGTATLFDRAGVFGTAMITAVANAGRQITASHLDGVIAAASGARN
- a CDS encoding PucR family transcriptional regulator, which encodes MSSPLKDVWSLSRHMVGHFVENVAPCGTLPGDAIHGDITTITRTCLELAISLLDGRDIPEKTERLKDAAAAWAREGVPIDTIHHAIHEGFKIGFDLVVTNATTRNTTHGNSNGSATSDEPTLTLTHTDYTNLLTGAKLLVEILDTMTTAVSHAYVRELRAVVSEHHNAVHTLTSALLGGHPTSTMARECGIEIADNYHILALHIPPHPDQHNPHLDPTIIARRKLRRIQAALATNTHTTTLSLLSTDGGTLLIPTTHTTPTDLDPLITHLSHAARVPITATTTTTTTTDIPTATDQTHQLLDMVTRLESIPGLYRFDDLALEYQLTRPGPGRDHLGTLLNPLDHHPELLTTLQTHIANNLNRQRTARLLHVHTNTVDYRLKRIAQLTGFDPTQASGLWYLRSALVARTYAAS
- a CDS encoding lipase family protein — its product is MGPTAVRRMLSVAAGFLLLFAAATTSAPAQPIYPAPDPDPFYAAPADIADHQPGDVLATRPMPPLDIFPDTDVTLIKFRSTNSEGKPIAATTTVLAPRHRAPDGPLLSYQTIINGLGTECAVSHTLYTQDPDLMVREAPAYNVALQRGWTIAMPDHLGPQFAYGAARLGGQITLDGIRAVQRTAALNLAHGPVAMAGYSGGGMATAWAAALAPKYAPELRIAGAAAGGVPMNMVKMLEGLGYGSHPAFGLAFAAGLGLEREYPDRFPLSDQLNDRGAATRQVLANSCTNGLLAAGAGHGITEFARTTSMTADPVARKVVEDNSLELYTDSVPNMPVFEWHSPIDGLIPVDSIRNTDHRWCQAGVLVQSEEIPVPDHLTAAVLGIPQVLSWLEGRMTGQPIPTNC
- a CDS encoding lipase family protein is translated as MRVRHILVTALLIGCGPVTGVAAAQPPVPLPAIPALPVPAAGPALPQLQQWIDALIPPPPLPPADAAASGESGVTPVLAGLQDAVMPSPVGDPLLDQWPAGLDRLRPGDVITTRDVTGTAAPLLVVPVRQALQLKFRTTDAHGNPSYATATLAIPAAPWTGPGSRPVLVNNLPIDALGRKCTPGYTLSHGFSGDTGSTDFVPPTTQLALLRGYAVLIPDHEGPRMAYAEPYVAGHAVLDSIRAVRATLPAEFADSRYAMHGYSGGAIATRGAVALIDSYAPELTPVVVGAALGGVPADYQILSQSMNANLASGIFLAATFGVGRERPEILGRMNNLARWAALSPLKDTCSGVFAVPGVLSLPIDIAADMPDPLHSALADDIYRVTRMQGMKSSVPLYIYNGEQEFWIPAAGARELYRDQCSMGVAAVYRSVPGEHFIAAGLGYPEAMNWVDQRLQGVPAPDEC
- a CDS encoding PucR family transcriptional regulator codes for the protein MTPSAPSLAATLTRTAGDDSPAARPDTVPEFGAGVRECLALAADLVAEPDPEPADAARLAELVGRAGAWAREGVELDTVLRAYHETVRTAFADLAGGRGAGADLVADADQALRLLETVTVATSAAYLDEHRSAARHHQTAAQTLVTALLSGHGRAALARRTGISVAPAYQVVALSIPAHPGESDPRRNAETVARRKLRRLQSALAPVLGSRALSLLSVDGGTILVPVDTAEGATRIDAPVLTAEALEVLSSAASVPLTATVVTGVTARIPDLAAQAHDLLELVCAVGRPPGLYDIADVAVEYQLTRPGPARDHLAAVLNPLVPHPELLETLRAYVDSGLDRKSTAVRLEISPTGLSHRVRRIERLTGVTLSRPDGLARASLALLAFDLDAESRTKEYA